The following are encoded in a window of Streptomyces sp. 11x1 genomic DNA:
- a CDS encoding sugar ABC transporter substrate-binding protein produces MTTVGVRRSSRLGRGGTRRLVPLAAGVSAAALLLSACGGGESDSGGTSKSLTFWISTVPGQDAGWKKMVAQYEKETGVKVKLVNIPYEGYTTKLRNSAQANSLPDVAAVPALDPIWSNKLIDLSDIADNKANKINANFLAKDSSGKVLSIPSDVTASGMFINKSLFEKAGVDYPTSPDKTWTWDEFIKAANEVQEKTKAKYSLTFDPSPSRLRAMVYEMGGKYVHADDSGKFSVDDATKKAVKTFVGWNDDKTMPKSVWTSGADPSAMFQSGDVVAYWSGVWQVAAYSESITKFEWASVPTPAQPVQASDVNSGGMTVGFNNNADAAGAAKKFLSWLYEPDHYRTLCETSGFLPVESGLNPKYPFKSEAAQAAFKLYNESIPLYDPISGYFNSAQTNWVLKGKSLAEDPTKTELGKAINGQQSSDKALENIVAGYNQQVGG; encoded by the coding sequence ATGACCACTGTGGGTGTGCGGCGCTCCAGCCGACTCGGCCGCGGCGGTACGCGCCGCCTGGTTCCCCTCGCTGCCGGAGTCTCGGCGGCCGCACTGTTGCTCTCCGCCTGTGGAGGAGGGGAGTCCGACTCGGGCGGTACCTCCAAGTCGCTGACGTTCTGGATCTCCACGGTTCCGGGGCAGGACGCGGGCTGGAAGAAGATGGTGGCGCAGTACGAGAAGGAGACCGGCGTCAAGGTCAAGCTCGTCAACATCCCCTACGAGGGCTACACGACGAAGCTGCGCAACTCCGCGCAGGCCAACTCGCTCCCCGACGTGGCGGCCGTGCCGGCGCTCGACCCGATCTGGTCGAACAAGCTGATCGACCTCAGCGACATCGCCGACAACAAGGCGAACAAGATCAACGCCAACTTCCTGGCCAAGGACTCGTCCGGGAAGGTGCTGTCCATCCCCTCGGACGTCACCGCGTCCGGCATGTTCATCAACAAGTCGCTCTTCGAGAAGGCCGGCGTCGACTACCCGACCTCCCCCGACAAGACCTGGACCTGGGACGAGTTCATCAAGGCGGCGAACGAGGTCCAGGAGAAGACCAAGGCCAAGTACTCCCTGACCTTCGACCCGTCGCCGTCCCGGCTGCGCGCCATGGTCTACGAGATGGGCGGCAAGTACGTCCACGCCGACGACTCCGGCAAGTTCTCGGTGGACGACGCGACCAAGAAGGCCGTGAAGACCTTCGTCGGCTGGAACGACGACAAGACCATGCCGAAGTCGGTGTGGACCAGCGGCGCCGACCCGTCGGCCATGTTCCAGAGCGGTGACGTCGTCGCCTACTGGTCCGGCGTGTGGCAGGTCGCCGCCTACTCGGAGAGCATCACCAAGTTCGAGTGGGCGAGCGTCCCGACCCCCGCCCAGCCGGTGCAGGCCAGTGACGTCAACAGCGGCGGCATGACGGTCGGCTTCAACAACAACGCCGACGCGGCCGGCGCCGCGAAGAAGTTCCTGTCCTGGCTGTACGAGCCCGACCACTACAGGACGCTGTGCGAGACCTCCGGCTTCCTGCCGGTCGAGAGCGGTCTGAACCCGAAGTACCCCTTCAAGTCCGAGGCGGCACAGGCGGCGTTCAAGCTCTACAACGAGTCCATCCCGCTCTACGACCCGATCTCCGGCTACTTCAACAGCGCGCAGACGAACTGGGTGCTGAAGGGCAAGAGCCTCGCCGAGGACCCGACCAAGACGGAGCTCGGCAAGGCGATCAACGGCCAGCAGTCGTCGGACAAGGCCCTGGAGAACATCGTGGCGGGCTACAACCAGCAGGTCGGCGGCTGA
- a CDS encoding ROK family protein, whose protein sequence is MQLSESARAVFAVLAASSTATRPQLATGARLSKPTVSTAVAELEAAGLAARSGTLTGGTGRSAAVYDLGIAAGAVLAVDLGPSVTRVRVCALDGALLAEGTGPRADTVDVVAKALGRLSAGAPLRAIVVAVGDVTTQGREGTAVRPATAKAGPIFDALTVALPPGVPVHVENNVNCAALAELHEGAARGRDTFGYLRIGVGIGLGVVIGGQVLRGANGAAGEVARLPYPWDADREPRHEGLEAHIGAGSLLRRAADAWRGVDGVCPDTVDGLFALADAGHTTARAVVGRHAADVGRLAAAATAVLDPGLIVLGGAVGSKARLLPGVRAELARLSWPTEVVSSALGDSGTVVGASRLAVARGIQTVTGGSGVKH, encoded by the coding sequence ATGCAACTGAGCGAGAGCGCGCGCGCCGTCTTCGCCGTACTGGCCGCGTCGAGCACCGCCACCCGACCCCAACTGGCCACCGGGGCGCGCCTTTCCAAGCCGACCGTCTCCACCGCCGTGGCCGAGCTGGAGGCCGCCGGGCTCGCCGCGCGCTCCGGCACCCTCACGGGCGGAACGGGCAGGTCAGCGGCCGTTTATGACCTGGGGATCGCCGCCGGCGCGGTCCTCGCCGTCGACCTCGGCCCGAGCGTCACCAGGGTGCGGGTCTGCGCCCTGGACGGTGCCCTGCTCGCCGAGGGCACCGGACCGCGGGCGGACACCGTCGACGTCGTCGCCAAGGCCCTGGGGCGGCTGTCGGCCGGGGCGCCGCTGCGGGCCATCGTGGTCGCCGTCGGCGACGTCACCACCCAGGGCCGGGAGGGCACGGCCGTGCGGCCCGCGACCGCCAAGGCGGGCCCCATCTTCGATGCCCTGACGGTGGCCCTCCCGCCCGGCGTGCCCGTGCACGTCGAGAACAACGTGAACTGCGCCGCCCTCGCCGAGCTGCACGAAGGCGCGGCCCGGGGTCGGGACACCTTCGGCTATCTGCGGATCGGCGTCGGCATCGGTCTCGGTGTCGTCATCGGCGGCCAGGTGCTGCGCGGCGCGAACGGCGCCGCGGGCGAGGTGGCCCGGCTGCCCTACCCGTGGGACGCGGACCGGGAGCCCCGCCACGAGGGCCTGGAGGCGCACATAGGAGCGGGTTCCCTGCTGCGGCGGGCGGCGGACGCCTGGCGGGGCGTGGACGGCGTGTGCCCCGACACCGTCGACGGGCTGTTCGCGCTGGCCGACGCGGGACACACCACGGCCCGCGCCGTCGTCGGCCGGCACGCCGCCGACGTGGGCCGACTGGCCGCCGCGGCGACCGCCGTGCTGGACCCCGGCCTGATCGTGCTGGGCGGCGCCGTCGGCTCCAAGGCCCGCCTGCTGCCCGGCGTACGGGCGGAGCTCGCCCGCCTGAGCTGGCCCACCGAGGTCGTGAGCAGTGCGCTCGGCGACAGCGGCACCGTGGTGGGGGCCAGCCGCCTGGCCGTGGCCCGGGGAATCCAAACCGTGACCGGAGGCTCGGGGGTGAAGCATTGA